ATTGATAACCACAGGATGAAATCTCCACCATTTCCACCTGTCATTATACCAATTCGATACAATATTTAACTTTACATATTCAAGTTACTAGGTCATACCATGTTGCAACATTTTAAATTTAGCAAGACAAAATGCTCTCAGACTAAATCTGAGAGCATTTTCTTGTTTTAAAATTAGCTATAAATAGTTTTAATGTGAGGTTATTTCATTTCTTCTTCAATGATTTTGATTCTTTCTTCAAAGCTTAAATTTTTGTAGATTTTATGCAGCATCCACATATAACCAAATGGATCTATAAAGATAGAATTACTAACAGCATCGTCCATCATTTTCGTAATTCCCTGAACTTCTGTACAACCATTTTCCAAAGCAGTTTTATGTGTTTTTTCGATATCTTCTACAGCTATATTAAACCAAACTGTATTTGGATGTTCTTTATCCGGCGCTTTTAGTCCATATTCCAGATTTTCATCCAGTATATGAAATCTTGTCCCATACAAAGTAAAGACTGCTTCATTAGTACCTTCTGGATAATCAGTTGCCTCTACTACCTCAATCTCAAAAATTTCTTTATACAACTCCAAGGCTTTCAAACTATTCTTTACAACAAAATCAATTTCTGCACCTTTAATCACTTGATTTTCCTCCTTTATTAATTTCAATTGCTCTTCTATTTTTCTGATTTTCTGCTGTTGAATGTCAATCTCCTGATTTAATTGTTCCATTTTTTTCTTTAAAGTAGCTTCCAAAAAATCATTATCATTGATTCGTTTCAAAGCATCGTTGATTTCATCTACCTTAAAACCCGAATCTCGCAGCAATAAAATTTGATTCAAATGAGAGATTTGATTGGGACTGTACAAACGATAGCCAGTCATCTCATCAACATGAGAAGGACAAAAAATCCCACATTCATCATAATATCGCAACATTCGTGTTGAAACTTTCACCAGTTTGGAAAATTGGCCAATTTTATACATTTTACCTCCTATTAGCATTATAGTTCGAGCTATGACTTTATCATAAACCTTCTCACTGTGTTAAAGTCAATAGAAAATACATGTTTATTTATTTTTACAATAAAGAAATTGTCAAATGTACACTACTATAAAACATACTGAACCGAACCAATTCCTCTAAAGCTTACTGCTATTATCCTTAACTCAATTTCAAATGTTATTCAAGATTTGATGATTCTTTCAGCCGGTCAAATACTTTCTGTGCTTCTTTATGCGTAGGTACCATTGCAGCAAGCCTGACTATATTCCCCTTTACTGCTCCCCCAATTTCCTCAAGCCACTTTGCAACCTCTTCCGAAGCAATAGTACCATTTACAGCAATACCTGGTAGAACTATGGATTTTGAACACTCTTTAGTTATATCATTTTCAATTTGGCCAAATCCGCCGCCCCCATGAGTACAAAATGGAATTACTGTTTTTCCTGTGAAGTCATGTGCTCTAAGGAAACTCAAAACTGGTGGAGCTAATGTTTTAAACCAGTTTGGTGAACCTATAAATATTGTTTGATAATCATCGATAGACTCATTACCAGATTTTAACGTGGGGCAAAAGCCTCGGGAAATTTGATTTCTTACTTCTTTACAGGCTGTATTATAGTCAAAAGAATAATCCTTATCAGGAATTAATTCTCTTAAGGACCCATCAGTCTGTATTGCTATTTCTAATGCTAAATTTTCTGTATTTCCAAAAAGCGAATAAAAAACAATCAGTGTATTGTTCATATGTGCTATTTCCTTTCGTAAAATTTCCATTCATCGTTTTGTTTAAAATGATTCATACTATATTACTTTATTATTACGGGTATATAGTACACTATGACCTTACGTCGTAGTCAAGTATAAATTTTGTCCATCTTAGTAAAGAATCTTATGGCATGAGTTTATAGAGTATTATATAATACAAAAATGAGGAAACTAGATGGATTTTATTTATTCTTAAAGAATTAGAGGATTATTGAAATGAAAGCACAATTTTTTGCAGTTAAAGATATTGTACGGATAACAGGTGTCACAGCTAGGACATTACACTTCTATGATAAAATAAATTTATTAAAGCCCACCCGTTTAGCGGATAATGATTACCGAGCTTATAGCTTAGAAGATTTGGAAAGACTTCAAACCATTTTATTTT
The genomic region above belongs to Clostridium swellfunianum and contains:
- a CDS encoding MerR family transcriptional regulator; this encodes MYKIGQFSKLVKVSTRMLRYYDECGIFCPSHVDEMTGYRLYSPNQISHLNQILLLRDSGFKVDEINDALKRINDNDFLEATLKKKMEQLNQEIDIQQQKIRKIEEQLKLIKEENQVIKGAEIDFVVKNSLKALELYKEIFEIEVVEATDYPEGTNEAVFTLYGTRFHILDENLEYGLKAPDKEHPNTVWFNIAVEDIEKTHKTALENGCTEVQGITKMMDDAVSNSIFIDPFGYMWMLHKIYKNLSFEERIKIIEEEMK